The genomic region GGGAATGACTGCTCAATAAAATCGTAGGAACGATCGGTCACATACAAGCGCCCACCGTTATTGACATAAGCTTGTATATTATCTACCTGAGTTTCAGTAAAATCGCGTGAAACAGCATGAGAGTGGGCTTTTATTAAAGATCCACTAACCGCAGCATCAAGACTCTGATCCGCACCACAATTTATAAAAATTATATCATAATCATCCATAACATCTGCGCTATCAAATAGAGTGTTGCACGTTTGATAGTCATCCGCATTGTCTAATAAAGAAATTTCATAATCGGTCAAACCACCACAAGTGTAAATATCAAAAGTTTCTGTTCCCACAACCAAAGAACCGGCCTCATCCACATCGCCATATCCTAGTTTAGCCAATACATTTTCAATTTGGTCATAAGCTCCGGTAACAACAGCTATACTGATAGCATTTGCTCCACTAGAAGCACCACTAATATTAGCCACACAATTATCTGGATCATCACAATCTAAATCAGCCGTGCCACATTGAGCTCCTTTACAAAAGGTGATCGTTGTAGCTGAAGTATCACAATCTGTGGTCCCCAAAACATAAGTACCATCAGCACAAGTACAAGTACTTCCACAAACTGTTCCACTAGGATCTTCACAGGTCACTTCCCCTTCGTCACAGGTAGCAGTAATTGTACGAGTTACAACGCCTTTATTTTTTGTTACTTTGGAAATTGAGGAAGCCGTATCATCAATATAAACAACTGCACCCGAAATAGGATCGGTACCGTTAGGCGCATATACCGTTCCCCGTACTTCAGTTGCCCCATTTAAACCACTGGCTGAACCACCTGACGAGCTAGAACTACAAGCTGCAAATGCAACAAGAAAACAAACTGATAAAATTTGTGCTATTTTCTTCATGACCTCTCCTTTATGAGCCTCATCTACAACATAGGTGAGGCAATTGAAATGTGGGAAGAGAGTACGCCTTTTTTATGAAAAGGAAATATGTTTTTTGAAAATTCTAATAGGAATTACCCTTATGGTCTTATGCACCCGCCGCCACCAAGCGCGGCAAGCTCACGCGGGCAATGGGCTGAAATTTTGTATTAGCTTACGCTATTTTAACAAATCCACAAGAACATCCAGTGGATCATTTATATTTATATCAAAAGTGCCATGTAAATATCCCTGGCTCCATACACAATTCTGAAGCACGGGAATAATATATTCCTTTGCTACTTTTTTAATATCGCTTTTCACATCAGAATCCAGATTATTCTTAATCCAACCAAACAGACTCCCTAATACTTCATCTGCTTCCATCTCCTGGCCTTCTTGCTTAAAATGAACGAATAAAAACATATTGGTAAAAATAACAATCATCGCACGGGCCATTTTTTCGTGCGGATAAACAACGGCAGGGTCAGCATCAAAAAACTCATCCGATAAATTCAACAAATCTGTAGTATTCATTGCGTTCAGCAATAAAGCATAATTCCTTACAGGTGAAAACCTTTCCAAGTCTGGTACCTGCGAGTCCTCCAAGCCATACAACACATCACATTCCTCATATAAACCTTGTCGTAACTCAAGTTCTTTTGCCCTCAAAAAATCCTGTCCAAAATACTCTACCATCACCGCTAACCGATCTACGGGGAATTCCTGTAACGATATTCCTTCATCGAGTAAGACTAAATAATCAAAAATTTCATTTAAATCTTCAAAAGATAAATAAGGCCTGATCTTTTTAAAAACAATGCGGAGCATATCATAATTATTGGCATCTATCATGACTATTAAACCATCCACCAATTCACCGCTTGTAAAATTAGAAAAATTATCCTGAATTGAAAATAATAGTGCAATTGCATTTTGCCGTATCAAAATATTTGAATTATGTGTCATGGCCTTTATTTCAGTACTATATTTTTTTGCTATTTGTTCTGCCTGTGAAATACCATAACGAGTATTTATCAATAACCATTCCAAACCCTTTCTTTTTTGGGCATTACTCCCCTCACCCAACCACCAACCCACTTTCTCCCAGTTTTCGGCACTTATTAAGTTCCCATGATCTTTAAAAGTACAATCCAATAAACTACTCCCAAATGTTGATCTACCATCGTCGTTTTCAAGAGCCAATGACAGGTAATACTGGAAATCATTAGGTTTCCAAAAAAGCTTCCCAAAATTATTGGCTGCACCTTCTATCAGCATCCATTCTTCAATCCCCATCATGTACCCATCTTCCACCATAGTTCTCTTTAACAAGTTCACAAAAGTTTCATCAATCAAACTAGCCTCTTCGAGAGGCAATACAGTTTGATCTTTTAAATATTTACTTAGATAGCTTCCTATATATCTCAACCCGGCCCACATATTATGGGAATTGTCTGCAAGAGCAATATTTTCACAAGCCACCTGCAAAGGGCTTAATGCCTGAAACATCCCCAACTCCTGCGTAGGATGATTCCGGTCCAAAATAATGCTATTATGGCCACTGTTATCAAAAACCATAACCGTGGGATAACTCATAACACCATAATATTGTGCCAATGCTTCGTTTTCTGTGCGTAAAAACAAAACTTGCCCCTGAGCCTGCTCGGCCATTACTGCAAATTGGGGACGATATTCCTTGCATGGCCCACACCAACTGGCTGAAAAGGTCACCAAAGCAAATTGTCCAGGTTTAAGCCTGCCAATTTGCGTATTCAAATCATCTGCCGTTTTCACATCCACAACTTGTGCGGGGAAATCCGGCGCCCCTGCCTGAATATATCCATCAGTAACAGCCACAAAAGAATGAGACACTCCAATGTTAAATCCCTCTGCATAAGCATATCTTTCCCGAAAACTGATTTCTCCATCACCATTCTGATCAGGTACATTATTAGCCCAAAAATATGGCGCAAAAAAGCCACAACTAGCCTCTTCATTTTCACTGGCTGAAAATGCTAAAAAGGTCCTTGGATCATCGGCAAAAAAAGTGCGCGCCCATCCGGAAAAGCATTGATCCATAACAATAGTACGTTGATGATAAGGAACGACATCAATCCACTCATTTATATCTTGATTAAAGCCACCAGCCAAACCATGACCTGTATTATAAAATAACAATTCATCATTAGTACGTGCATAAGTTTTTAACTCACTTAAAACACGTCTTATATTTTCTTGTGATGCCGGGATATAATGATCAACATCTGTAGGCTTTTTAACGGAGACAACAATCACCTCATATCCATCATCATACAAAGCAGTAGAGCTCATCTCTACATTATTCACATGCCTTTCTTCTGAATCGAGATTTAATATAACAGCAATTTTTTTTGGATTAGTATCGGTACGATTTTTAAAAAAATCAAACGGATCAGCTGAAACGGAATCTACAAATGGATTCGGTAGTCTTCTTGTAATGGCATCCCACCAATTTCCCATAAAATACTTCCTTATTACTTTATGAAGCCACCAAGCGCGGCAAGCTCACGCGGGCAATGGGCTGAATACGCAGGTTTTCGGAAAGCTCTTGGTACGACAAGACGGAGAGCTGAGGAAATTCCAGCTCAATAATTTTACGGAAATAACGGCGGATTTCGGCCGTGGTTAATATTACCGGCGGACGAGCACCCGGAGGAAAAGGATGGGAGGCAATTTCTTTACCTACATTTTCAATAATCTCCTGCGTAATTTCGGGATCGAGCGCTAAATAATTCCCTTTCTCAGTGGTACGAATGGCATCGCGCACCATGTCTTCGATGCGAGGATCTAATAAATATACTGCCAGCGCATTACCATGGCCCGAATATTTAAACGTCACATAGCGTTTTAAACCGGCACGCACATGCTCGGTGAGCATGAGAGTATTACGTTCAATTTCGGCCCATTGCGCGAGTGTAGAAAAAATATTTTTTAAATCGCGGATAGATACTTCTTCCTGCACCAAACGCTGAAAAATTTCGGCTAATTGTAATACGGTAATAACTTTAGGCACTAATTCTTTCACCAAAGCCGGGTGCGATTTTTCAAGTTCATTCAAAAGGGTTTGTACTTCCTGCAAGCCCAAGAATTCATGTGCATGCTTACGCAACACATACGAGAGATGCAAAATTAAATATTCCGAAATATCCCACATTCTAAAACCAGCCTGTACCGCCACATCTTTATATTTATCGGATACCCAGGTAACAATAGAACCATCAATAGGATGAATAGTTTCCTTTCCGGTAATATTAAAAAGCTGCAATTGCTCTAAAGGCTCGCCCACTAAAATACAGCCCTGCATAATTTTGCCCCGCGCCACTGGCACTTCGTTAATATTAATCACATACGCATCGGGCTCCATGTCCACTGTTTGCCCACGCACTTGGATTCCGGGGAAGTTAACGCCCAATTCATAGTATAAGCCGTGACGAAGTAACGGAATAAGCTCGTTTATAAAGCGGCCCCCGTCTTTACTGTCGTCTACAAAGGGAATAATATTACTACCCACTTCAAGCGAAATAGGCGACGGCATAATAAAGGGCAATTGATCGCCATGCTTTTCGATAGCCTTTTTAACTTTTTCTTCTTTAGGCTGATCAATAATTTTTTGAATTTTCTCTTCCTTTTTACGCGTACTGTAAAAAGCATAAGCGCCCAGTAATAAACCTAAAAAGATAAACGGTAATTTAGGAAGCCCGGGCACCAGCGCCATACCCAAGAGCAGCACTGAGGCAATCATAAATACTTTGGGATAAGCCGTAATTTGACCAATAACATCTTTACCCAAGCTTGCTTCTTTATTATCGGAAGACACACGGGTAACCACAATACCGGCCGCCATCGAAATAATAAACGCAGGCAACATACTGATAATACCATCACCAATGGAAAGGATGGAGTATGTATGCGCCGCTTTTTCAAAACTCATATCCCGCTGCATCACACCAATAACAAGGCCACCAATTAAGTTGATGACCGTAATAATAATACCCGCAATGGCATCACCCTTTACAAACTTCATGG from bacterium harbors:
- a CDS encoding thioredoxin family protein, which codes for MGNWWDAITRRLPNPFVDSVSADPFDFFKNRTDTNPKKIAVILNLDSEERHVNNVEMSSTALYDDGYEVIVVSVKKPTDVDHYIPASQENIRRVLSELKTYARTNDELLFYNTGHGLAGGFNQDINEWIDVVPYHQRTIVMDQCFSGWARTFFADDPRTFLAFSASENEEASCGFFAPYFWANNVPDQNGDGEISFRERYAYAEGFNIGVSHSFVAVTDGYIQAGAPDFPAQVVDVKTADDLNTQIGRLKPGQFALVTFSASWCGPCKEYRPQFAVMAEQAQGQVLFLRTENEALAQYYGVMSYPTVMVFDNSGHNSIILDRNHPTQELGMFQALSPLQVACENIALADNSHNMWAGLRYIGSYLSKYLKDQTVLPLEEASLIDETFVNLLKRTMVEDGYMMGIEEWMLIEGAANNFGKLFWKPNDFQYYLSLALENDDGRSTFGSSLLDCTFKDHGNLISAENWEKVGWWLGEGSNAQKRKGLEWLLINTRYGISQAEQIAKKYSTEIKAMTHNSNILIRQNAIALLFSIQDNFSNFTSGELVDGLIVMIDANNYDMLRIVFKKIRPYLSFEDLNEIFDYLVLLDEGISLQEFPVDRLAVMVEYFGQDFLRAKELELRQGLYEECDVLYGLEDSQVPDLERFSPVRNYALLLNAMNTTDLLNLSDEFFDADPAVVYPHEKMARAMIVIFTNMFLFVHFKQEGQEMEADEVLGSLFGWIKNNLDSDVKSDIKKVAKEYIIPVLQNCVWSQGYLHGTFDININDPLDVLVDLLK
- the sctV gene encoding type III secretion system export apparatus subunit SctV, with the protein product MNWLFSKLGVDDINGLITKYSDLILAGLVISVLSMIIIPLPPWLLDICLTISISLGVIILLVSLYISDGLKLASFPTILLISTLYRLALNISSTRLILSEGYAGEVIEAFGNFVARGQLVVGLVLFVIITLVNFIVVAKGAERVSEVAARFTLDAMPGKQMSIDADLRAGTITMDEAKARRSQLQRESQMYGAMDGAMKFVKGDAIAGIIITVINLIGGLVIGVMQRDMSFEKAAHTYSILSIGDGIISMLPAFIISMAAGIVVTRVSSDNKEASLGKDVIGQITAYPKVFMIASVLLLGMALVPGLPKLPFIFLGLLLGAYAFYSTRKKEEKIQKIIDQPKEEKVKKAIEKHGDQLPFIMPSPISLEVGSNIIPFVDDSKDGGRFINELIPLLRHGLYYELGVNFPGIQVRGQTVDMEPDAYVININEVPVARGKIMQGCILVGEPLEQLQLFNITGKETIHPIDGSIVTWVSDKYKDVAVQAGFRMWDISEYLILHLSYVLRKHAHEFLGLQEVQTLLNELEKSHPALVKELVPKVITVLQLAEIFQRLVQEEVSIRDLKNIFSTLAQWAEIERNTLMLTEHVRAGLKRYVTFKYSGHGNALAVYLLDPRIEDMVRDAIRTTEKGNYLALDPEITQEIIENVGKEIASHPFPPGARPPVILTTAEIRRYFRKIIELEFPQLSVLSYQELSENLRIQPIARVSLPRLVAS